Proteins from a genomic interval of Liolophura sinensis isolate JHLJ2023 chromosome 3, CUHK_Ljap_v2, whole genome shotgun sequence:
- the LOC135463306 gene encoding uncharacterized protein LOC135463306: protein MWGAPVYLVCLLATARALPFDNSKCIQGNNCSLPECFCAEVVPGDIEGHEIPQIVAFGFDDAVTVVNYPFYEQLFPESRKNPNGCPITMSLFISHDYTDYGLVRNLYLRGMEIASHSVTHRTPTEFWRNISRDDMLFESKESKRLISTRAGIPEEDIRGWRFPFLQPGGDLSFEVLQEAGYEYDVSLLTYGITGNTHQQWPFTLDFGFIPACVTQPCPQNSHKGFWEVPVVPISDREGIYPCSYIDGCYYQPTNKAEALEILMKNFVANYNGRRFPLYINMHAAWFSADFKLDAMDEFMQTILENDDVYIVSFHKMLEWVRNPTKLTEIASFEPWHCSPNWGMVQVVAIAMLMLLVVRSKTQETCENDVNCVLPDCFCPKQNAHSIPVTPGSLDPVDIPQIVVFGFDDAVNTQNIDIYNRLFPSTLKNPNGCPVSMTLFVSHNFTDYTMVRSLYDRGMEIAAHSVTHRTPTLFWKTISKDDMLFEAGQSRRLISALAGIPLRNISGWRSPFLQLGGDMSFEVLTELGYEYDASILVSGTSGRASQQWPFSLDYGFHLRCQIPPCPRNPVPDFWEIPVVPLADMNDRFPCTYLDSCFSPPKTKEETLDILLKNFVRNYNNNKEPMYINLHSSFFFQAEYRLEAVEEFIEAVLRICNAYFVSYQQLLQWVRRPIDVVDVATFEPWLCPNITAGMS from the exons ATGTGGGGTGCTCCCGTCTACCTTGTCTGTCTTTTGGCCACTGCCCGTGCGTTGCCATTCGACAACAGCAAATGTATCCAAGGAAACAATTGCTCTCTTCCAGAATGTTTCTGTGCTGAGGTGGTCCCAGGCGATATTGAAGGTCACGAGATTCCACAGATAGTTGCCTTCGGTTTTGATGACGCCGTCACCGTCGTTAACTACCCGTTTTACGAACAGTTATTTCCGGAGAGTCGAAAGAACCCGAATGGCTGTCCGATCACCATGAGCCTGTTCATCAGTCACGATTACACCGACTATGGGCTGGTGAGAAATCTGTACCTGCGGGGGATGGAGATAGCCTCCCACAGTGTCACCCACAGGACACCCACTGAATTTTGGAGAAACATTTCCAGAGACGACATGTTATTCGAATCAAAGGAATCAAAGAGGCTAATATCAACTAGAGCCGGAATCCCCGAAGAAGACATCCGCGGCTGGAGATTTCCTTTCCTTCAGCCAGGTGGAGACCTGTCGTTCGAGGTTCTCCAAGAGGCAGGGTACGAGTACGATGTTAGTCTGCTGACATATGGAATAACCGGAAATACTCACCAACAATGGCCGTTTACTCTGGACTTTGGTTTCATCCCCGCTTGCGTCACCCAGCCATGTCCCCAGAACTCACACAAGGGATTCTGGGAAGTCCCAGTTGTACCAATCAGCGATCGAGAAGGTATTTACCCGTGCAGTTACATCGATGGATGCTACTACCAGCCGACAAACAAGGCAGAAGCCCTGGAGATTCTTATGAAAAATTTCGTTGCGAACTACAACGGCCGTCGATTTCCGCTTTACATCAACATGCATGCTGCCTGGTTTTCAGCTGATTTCAAATTGGATGCAATGGACGAATTTATGCAGACTATTTTGGAGAACGATGATGTCTATATCGtcagttttcacaaaatgttggAATGGGTGCGTAATCCGACTAAGCTTACCGAAATTGCCTCCTTTGAGCCTTGGCACTGCAGCCC AAACTGGGGAATGGTCCAGGTTGTGGCTATTGCCATGCTGATGTTGTTAGTCGTTAGAAGTAAGACCCAGGAAACCTGTGAAAATGATGTGAACTGTGTTCTCCCGGACTGTTTTTGCCCTAAGCAGAATGCTCACAGTATCCCTGTTACCCCTGGGAGTCTGGATCCTGTGGACATTCCTCAGATTGTTGTCTTCGGCTTTGACGACGCTGTCAATACACAGAACATTGACATATATAACAGACTCTTTCCTTCCACACTGAAAAATCCGAATGGCTGCCCGGTTTCTATGACTCTGTTCGTGTCTCACAATTTCACAGACTACACGATGGTTCGGTCACTGTACGACCGAGGCATGGAAATCGCCGCGCATAGCGTCACTCATCGCACACCCACGCTCTTTTGGAAGACAATTTCGAAGGACGACATGCTATTCGAGGCCGGACAGTCCAGGCGGTTGATATCAGCTTTGGCCGGGATTCCACTGCGGAACATCTCCGGCTGGCGTTCCCCTTTCCTCCAGCTAGGGGGAGACATGTCGTTCGAAGTGCTAACTGAGCTGGGATACGAGTACGACGCTAGTATTCTCGTTTCCGGTACTTCTGGTCGAGCCAGCCAACAGTGGCCATTTTCACTTGATTACGGCTTCCATCTCCGCTGTCAGATTCCACCCTGCCCTCGGAACCCTGTGCCGGACTTCTGGGAAATTCCGGTTGTGCCCCTGGCGGACATGAACGACAGGTTTCCGTGTACTTACCTCGATAGCTGTTTCTCACCGCCGAAGACGAAGGAAGAAACCTTGGACATTTTGCTGAAGAATTTTGTGcggaactacaacaacaacaaagaaccGATGTACATAAACTTGCATTCCTCGTTTTTCTTTCAGGCGGAGTACAGGCTTGAAGCTGTGGAAGAGTTCATAGAGGCAGTGCTCAGGATCTGCAATGCGTACTTCGTCAGTTATCAACAACTTCTGCAGTGGGTTCGTCGGCCGATCGACGTCGTCGACGTAGCAACCTTTGAACCCTGGCTATGTCCGAATATAACTGCTGGTATGAGTTAG